From the genome of Spirosomataceae bacterium TFI 002, one region includes:
- a CDS encoding ABC-2 type transport system permease protein, whose protein sequence is MIEYIHLIKVEFQRIFSNSVLLAIFIGAPIFYGLLLGYVYEGAKVTGLPIVIVDEDNSPVSDKMIDAFADNEGLAVSDVRHTSGNLIKEMPTKEYAAVVTIPSGFEADILQKRHPEIRVDLNMANMLNANTASKNIQSVLMTLNAGIEIEGLKKQGLHQSQAAASYESFKINFNKLYNSSGNYVTFMLPGILAAIMQQVIFLALALVFARDFEDGYFGTLVKKSKFSLYHIVLKAIPFLVMIPIMWAVVSLFIPYFKIDADIFNLPMFVLATLLSLASMFIGMLFSIAIPSQLKATELLMVISTPAFILSGFTWPTIAFPNAISQVAQYIPLTQFLSAFRKIAFYGGDLSSVKPEINMLLLIMLVALVAMVVLLQIKIYLFGKKNAIEE, encoded by the coding sequence ATGATAGAGTACATACATTTAATAAAAGTAGAGTTCCAACGCATTTTTTCTAATAGCGTACTGCTTGCCATTTTCATTGGAGCACCTATTTTTTACGGACTACTGCTAGGTTACGTTTATGAAGGGGCAAAAGTAACTGGACTACCCATTGTGATAGTGGACGAAGACAATAGTCCAGTTTCTGACAAAATGATTGATGCGTTTGCTGACAATGAAGGACTGGCTGTGAGCGATGTACGCCATACTTCAGGAAACCTTATTAAAGAAATGCCAACCAAGGAATATGCTGCCGTGGTAACCATTCCAAGCGGTTTTGAGGCGGATATACTACAAAAAAGACACCCTGAAATAAGAGTGGACCTTAACATGGCAAATATGCTAAATGCAAATACTGCTAGTAAAAATATCCAATCGGTTTTGATGACACTTAATGCGGGCATTGAAATAGAAGGATTAAAAAAGCAAGGTTTACACCAAAGCCAAGCTGCAGCTAGCTACGAAAGTTTCAAAATCAACTTTAATAAGCTTTACAATTCTTCTGGAAACTATGTTACGTTTATGCTTCCGGGTATTCTTGCCGCTATCATGCAACAAGTCATCTTTTTGGCTTTAGCCTTAGTTTTTGCCCGAGATTTTGAAGACGGTTACTTTGGAACACTTGTCAAAAAGAGCAAGTTTTCATTATATCACATTGTCTTAAAAGCCATCCCATTTTTAGTGATGATACCAATCATGTGGGCTGTTGTGAGTTTGTTTATCCCCTATTTTAAAATTGACGCCGATATATTTAACCTTCCCATGTTTGTTTTAGCCACCTTGTTATCACTGGCTTCTATGTTTATTGGAATGTTATTTTCTATAGCCATTCCTAGTCAGTTAAAAGCTACGGAGCTCTTAATGGTGATATCTACACCTGCCTTTATTTTGAGCGGATTTACATGGCCTACCATAGCCTTTCCAAACGCTATCAGTCAGGTAGCTCAATATATTCCTTTAACACAGTTTTTAAGTGCTTTCAGAAAAATAGCTTTTTACGGAGGCGATTTATCGTCTGTAAAACCTGAAATAAACATGCTATTGCTCATCATGCTTGTTGCCCTGGTTGCAATGGTTGTTTTACTTCAAATAAAGATTTATTTATTTGGCAAAAAGAATGCGATAGAAGAGTAA
- a CDS encoding HlyD family secretion protein — protein MKSLVNIFIGFMAVAYLSSCENPEPITDYRGQVKFETISVSNKLAGRISKIYVQEGQTVKQGDTLAAIYIPEVNAKMMQTEGAITAAKGQLNMALKGATAEQLGQIDGQIDAAAAQLNFAQESYNRLAAMYKDSLISLQQFDEVKMKRDMAKAQIAALKAKRKEVGQSARTEQIDQAKGQLNRAIGAKQEVISAANEQLMIAPVDMTIETISLQEGELLTPGYALFNGYQKNSMFFRFTVPESKIYDFKVDQELTLTNPYIEQETKAKIIAIKQLAHYADISSTSPLYELSEAIYELKVVPTSDVSAQSFFLNATILIKE, from the coding sequence ATGAAATCACTAGTAAATATATTCATCGGTTTTATGGCAGTAGCTTACTTAAGCTCTTGCGAAAACCCAGAACCAATCACTGACTATAGAGGTCAAGTAAAGTTTGAAACGATATCGGTTAGTAATAAACTGGCGGGAAGAATTAGCAAAATTTATGTGCAAGAAGGACAAACTGTAAAGCAAGGAGACACATTAGCTGCCATATATATTCCCGAAGTAAATGCTAAAATGATGCAAACAGAAGGAGCCATAACTGCCGCAAAAGGTCAATTAAACATGGCTTTAAAAGGTGCCACTGCAGAGCAGTTAGGGCAAATTGACGGTCAAATTGATGCTGCAGCAGCACAACTTAATTTTGCTCAAGAATCGTACAACAGACTAGCCGCCATGTACAAAGATTCGCTGATTAGTTTACAACAATTTGACGAAGTAAAAATGAAACGCGACATGGCTAAAGCACAAATAGCTGCACTCAAAGCCAAACGCAAAGAAGTAGGTCAAAGTGCACGTACAGAGCAAATAGACCAAGCCAAAGGACAATTAAACAGAGCTATTGGTGCCAAGCAAGAGGTAATTTCTGCCGCAAATGAGCAACTAATGATTGCCCCTGTAGATATGACTATTGAAACCATAAGCCTGCAAGAGGGCGAGCTTTTAACTCCTGGCTATGCCCTATTTAATGGTTATCAAAAGAACAGCATGTTCTTCCGATTTACGGTTCCAGAGTCCAAAATATATGATTTCAAAGTAGACCAAGAACTTACCTTGACCAATCCTTACATAGAGCAAGAAACTAAGGCTAAAATCATAGCTATAAAGCAGTTGGCTCACTACGCCGATATTAGCAGTACATCGCCATTGTACGAGTTATCTGAAGCTATTTATGAATTGAAGGTAGTACCTACTTCGGATGTGTCTGCTCAGTCATTTTTCTTGAATGCAACCATTTTGATAAAAGAATAA
- a CDS encoding Outer membrane protein TolC, with protein sequence MQNTKSKLSVLLLALVWFIPATANAQLLDPNLRELISKGLDKSHSVNIYNFESEQVRTDQKIAKSVLLPKITLNGSYTRLNDDITFDDDTQNLLVATQKLLIKEAAGIPFNTEFPSSIPLQPVPNLQNKNILKSNMDLDWVIFSGFAVDNAIEASKHKEASLNHLTEVEKDKVALKIIETYDKLALVYASKGVLTTSKNFLNEQEHFVRKAIENGLTTPIDRKKIELAQQQLEGKLMEFEQNKTLLIEVLHQLTNDDREHLSSLSPTLQPYAINTLTGTEKRNEIMALEEAEQATLFKAQMEKNNFIPKVAVKGRYEFIESGLSLLDPKWYVGVGLKWNVFDGFESKLKSEKTKIESLKYGEQKAEAEEMIALSVINAELTYQSSLQNIKMVEKEIDLASDTYDMINKQYKNNLASINDVLIALNDLEKSNFKLQESFFKQRKAATALLHAKGILHY encoded by the coding sequence ATGCAAAACACCAAATCCAAATTAAGCGTCCTACTGCTAGCCCTTGTGTGGTTCATACCAGCCACGGCAAATGCTCAGCTTTTGGATCCAAATCTTAGGGAGCTTATCAGCAAAGGACTTGATAAAAGCCATAGTGTCAATATTTACAATTTTGAAAGCGAACAAGTAAGAACTGACCAAAAAATAGCCAAGTCTGTCCTACTACCAAAAATCACCCTTAACGGGAGCTATACGAGGTTAAATGATGATATCACCTTTGATGATGATACTCAAAACTTATTAGTAGCAACGCAAAAACTTCTCATCAAAGAAGCTGCCGGAATTCCTTTCAATACCGAATTCCCATCATCTATTCCCTTACAGCCTGTCCCTAATTTGCAGAACAAAAACATATTGAAATCCAATATGGATTTGGATTGGGTAATCTTTAGCGGATTTGCTGTAGATAATGCCATAGAAGCGAGTAAACATAAAGAGGCGTCTCTAAATCACCTAACCGAAGTAGAAAAAGACAAAGTAGCTTTAAAAATTATAGAAACTTACGATAAACTAGCCTTGGTATATGCCTCCAAAGGTGTACTTACTACGTCTAAAAACTTCTTGAATGAGCAAGAACACTTTGTCCGAAAAGCCATTGAAAATGGTTTGACTACGCCCATTGACCGTAAAAAGATTGAGCTAGCACAGCAGCAGTTAGAAGGAAAGTTAATGGAGTTTGAGCAAAACAAAACCTTACTGATAGAGGTGCTCCATCAGCTCACAAATGATGACAGAGAGCATTTAAGCTCACTAAGTCCAACATTACAGCCTTATGCCATTAACACCTTAACTGGCACTGAAAAGCGAAATGAAATAATGGCTCTGGAAGAAGCAGAGCAAGCTACACTCTTCAAAGCTCAAATGGAAAAGAACAATTTCATACCAAAGGTGGCGGTAAAAGGTCGCTATGAATTTATAGAAAGTGGCTTGTCCTTATTAGACCCAAAATGGTATGTAGGAGTTGGCCTAAAATGGAACGTCTTCGATGGCTTTGAATCTAAATTGAAAAGCGAAAAAACTAAAATTGAAAGTCTAAAATATGGGGAGCAAAAAGCCGAAGCGGAAGAGATGATAGCCTTGAGTGTCATTAATGCCGAATTGACCTACCAATCTAGCCTTCAAAACATAAAAATGGTTGAAAAAGAAATTGATTTGGCAAGTGATACCTACGACATGATTAACAAGCAATACAAGAATAATTTGGCTTCTATTAACGATGTACTCATTGCTCTAAATGACTTAGAAAAATCCAATTTCAAACTACAAGAATCTTTTTTCAAACAGCGTAAGGCAGCTACTGCATTACTTCACGCCAAAGGAATACTTCACTATTAA
- a CDS encoding cAMP-binding domain of CRP or a regulatory subunit of cAMP-dependent protein kinases: MIADFLLKLVPFSTEELNDIVSHFEKEDVTKDQVLIKEGQVCHKLYFVEKGIGRSYYLKEDGKDVTQWFFGDGSFMTSVDSFFQQRPSLYYLEILEDAMIYSISKKKMDLLLAKYHKMETFARLLAIEMLNQMVQKLNAIQFQTAKERYNYMLADLPNISQRVALGHIASYLGITQETLSRIRRKD, from the coding sequence ATGATTGCCGATTTTTTATTAAAACTTGTGCCATTCTCTACCGAGGAGCTAAACGATATTGTTTCTCATTTTGAAAAAGAAGATGTCACTAAGGATCAAGTACTTATAAAAGAAGGTCAGGTTTGTCATAAGCTATATTTTGTGGAAAAAGGGATAGGTAGAAGTTACTATCTCAAAGAAGATGGCAAAGATGTAACACAGTGGTTTTTTGGTGATGGTAGCTTCATGACTAGCGTCGATAGCTTCTTTCAACAAAGACCTAGTTTGTACTATTTGGAGATTTTAGAAGACGCAATGATCTATTCGATTTCGAAAAAGAAAATGGACTTGCTCTTAGCTAAATACCATAAAATGGAAACATTTGCTAGGTTATTGGCAATAGAAATGCTCAACCAAATGGTTCAAAAACTAAATGCCATCCAATTCCAAACTGCCAAGGAAAGGTATAATTACATGCTTGCAGATTTGCCCAATATTTCTCAGCGTGTAGCTCTAGGTCATATTGCTTCTTATCTTGGAATAACACAAGAAACCCTCAGCCGAATTAGAAGAAAAGATTAA
- a CDS encoding TonB-linked outer membrane protein, SusC/RagA family → MDMKFYNLCRRSNGIIALFLFTFLGFTSFAQNSVTVSGIVYEGESNTTLPGVNVVEKGTTNGTVTNIDGKFSLSVAGSSSVLVISYIGFESKDLSVGQQTQFEIRMTNDDKALEEVVVVGYAQLKKTDLTGSVGSVSSKSITERNFTNALEAVQGNVAGVQISPSTGRIGDGFNITIRGNNSLNEDSNPLYVVDGVPLDNIDFLNPQDIARIDILKDASSTAIYGSRGSNGVVIVSTKNGATAKAGLNVSLDTYYGTKQVARLPKMMGGEKWWYYHQSAYLATTNLNDPMAITPELLASKVTGSANTLLQARADANETFDWYDLVLQDGMQQNTYLNFSGRGTGGLGYNVGLGVQNETGNVQNEALDKYSMKVGINHKINKHFSYGLNSTIAMTEDQFGSSVAMREAFRLNPFLSPYGEDGVTLYPQPGKLLDANGNYLINKTSTYNPLLEIANSSDKRRSFTGVGNIFLEYKPLEWLSFKTSFAPSIVNSRRGKSWGAETNTGISNRNLPSAQMENVQKLNYTWDNQFNITKTINNEHNFNFLGLQSIFSSQVEGSKLAARYLPFDTDFFNLGSGDQSTYSIGSYFNKQTLASFAGRLNYNFKGKYFVTISNRWDGSSLLSKENRWDFFPSAALAWNLTEESFLENIPAISFLKLRASYGFTGNNIIDPYSTTNVLDTQTYYDFMGTNANGWRASSLSNNALGWEKTRESNFGLDFGFLRDRISGSIDVYDRLSDDLLLQQDLPIESGYESISANIGSVSNKGVEIALTTRNIEKNKFSWQTTFTFTKNNNKIVSIYGQDQVDDVGNGWFIGESINSSYNYVFDGIWQADERDEAKSYGQLEGQAKVKDINNDGKITPNEDRIILGSADPKFTGSVFSTIKYGNVDFSFSLIGSEGVFVRSPFHANFTDTRDRGRQKLDIGWYVPENGAGVPAQFNNEYPQARNQGAYWRSNGVGYYRDASFMKVKNITLGYKLPEIAANKIGTKSVRIYGNVLNPFVFSPYDGYDPEWAAASFDVGRVSSITYQVGLNVKF, encoded by the coding sequence ATGGATATGAAATTTTACAATTTATGTAGGAGAAGTAATGGCATCATTGCCTTGTTTCTTTTTACATTTTTAGGTTTTACGAGTTTTGCTCAAAACTCGGTAACAGTCAGTGGTATCGTGTATGAGGGTGAAAGTAATACGACTTTGCCTGGCGTTAATGTGGTCGAAAAAGGAACAACCAATGGAACAGTAACTAATATAGATGGAAAATTTAGCTTGTCAGTGGCTGGGTCTAGCTCGGTTTTGGTTATAAGTTATATTGGTTTTGAGTCTAAAGACTTATCTGTTGGTCAGCAAACTCAATTTGAGATTCGAATGACTAATGATGACAAGGCACTTGAAGAGGTTGTTGTTGTAGGTTATGCTCAATTGAAAAAAACTGATTTAACAGGTTCCGTAGGAAGTGTTAGCAGCAAATCTATTACGGAGCGAAACTTTACCAATGCATTGGAAGCAGTGCAGGGAAATGTGGCAGGTGTGCAAATATCTCCTTCAACTGGTCGAATAGGTGATGGTTTTAATATTACCATTAGGGGTAATAACTCACTTAACGAAGACTCTAATCCGCTATATGTGGTAGATGGAGTACCATTAGACAATATCGATTTCTTGAACCCACAAGACATTGCAAGAATTGACATTTTGAAAGATGCATCCTCTACCGCAATTTATGGTTCAAGGGGTTCTAATGGTGTAGTTATAGTTTCTACTAAAAATGGAGCAACGGCGAAAGCTGGCCTGAATGTATCATTGGATACTTATTATGGTACGAAGCAAGTTGCTCGATTACCCAAAATGATGGGAGGTGAGAAATGGTGGTACTATCATCAGTCTGCCTACTTGGCAACTACTAATTTGAACGATCCAATGGCAATTACTCCTGAGTTGTTGGCTTCTAAAGTTACTGGAAGTGCAAACACATTATTGCAAGCTAGAGCAGATGCCAATGAGACTTTTGATTGGTACGACTTGGTGCTACAGGACGGGATGCAGCAAAACACTTATTTGAATTTCTCAGGACGAGGAACTGGTGGACTTGGCTATAATGTAGGATTGGGAGTTCAAAACGAAACTGGAAATGTGCAAAACGAAGCATTGGATAAGTACTCTATGAAAGTAGGCATCAACCATAAAATTAATAAGCATTTTTCGTATGGTTTAAACAGTACCATCGCGATGACCGAAGATCAGTTTGGTAGTAGTGTTGCTATGAGAGAAGCATTTAGGTTGAACCCATTCTTATCGCCATATGGTGAAGATGGTGTAACACTATATCCTCAACCAGGAAAACTTTTAGATGCGAATGGCAACTACCTAATCAACAAAACAAGTACCTATAATCCACTTTTGGAAATTGCGAACTCTTCTGACAAAAGACGCAGTTTCACAGGTGTAGGGAATATTTTCTTGGAATATAAACCTCTTGAGTGGCTATCTTTTAAAACAAGTTTTGCTCCTAGTATAGTGAATAGTAGAAGGGGAAAATCGTGGGGTGCAGAAACGAATACAGGGATTAGCAACAGAAACCTTCCTTCGGCACAGATGGAAAATGTTCAAAAACTGAATTATACATGGGATAATCAGTTCAACATTACCAAGACAATTAACAACGAACACAATTTCAATTTCTTAGGGCTTCAAAGTATCTTCTCAAGCCAAGTGGAAGGTTCTAAATTAGCAGCACGGTATTTACCTTTCGATACCGACTTTTTTAATTTGGGGTCTGGTGACCAATCCACTTATAGTATTGGGTCTTATTTTAACAAACAAACCCTCGCTTCTTTTGCAGGTCGTTTAAACTACAATTTCAAAGGGAAATATTTTGTAACTATCTCTAATAGATGGGACGGTTCTTCACTTCTTTCTAAAGAAAATCGTTGGGACTTTTTCCCATCAGCCGCTCTGGCTTGGAACTTAACCGAGGAATCATTTTTAGAGAATATCCCTGCAATTTCATTCTTGAAATTGAGAGCTAGTTATGGTTTCACAGGAAATAATATCATAGATCCATATTCCACTACCAATGTTTTGGATACGCAAACCTACTACGATTTTATGGGTACAAATGCCAATGGATGGAGAGCAAGTTCTCTGTCTAATAATGCACTAGGTTGGGAAAAAACTAGAGAAAGTAACTTTGGTCTTGATTTCGGTTTCTTGAGAGACAGAATATCTGGTAGTATAGATGTTTACGACAGACTTTCCGATGATTTATTGCTACAGCAAGATTTACCAATAGAATCTGGGTATGAGTCAATAAGTGCCAATATAGGCTCTGTGAGCAACAAAGGGGTAGAGATTGCCTTGACAACTCGAAACATCGAAAAGAATAAGTTTTCATGGCAAACCACTTTTACTTTTACCAAAAACAATAATAAAATTGTCTCGATTTATGGCCAAGACCAAGTAGATGACGTAGGAAATGGTTGGTTTATAGGTGAATCTATCAACTCGAGTTATAATTATGTTTTTGACGGTATATGGCAAGCCGACGAAAGAGATGAAGCTAAATCCTACGGCCAACTAGAAGGGCAAGCAAAAGTAAAGGATATCAATAATGATGGTAAAATTACTCCAAACGAAGATAGAATCATTTTGGGTTCAGCTGATCCGAAATTCACTGGAAGTGTATTTTCGACAATAAAATATGGCAACGTAGATTTTTCATTCTCATTAATTGGGAGTGAGGGCGTTTTTGTAAGAAGTCCTTTCCATGCCAACTTTACCGATACAAGAGACAGAGGTCGTCAGAAATTGGACATTGGATGGTATGTTCCCGAAAATGGTGCCGGTGTTCCAGCACAATTCAACAATGAATATCCACAGGCAAGAAATCAAGGTGCATACTGGAGAAGTAATGGAGTGGGGTATTACAGAGATGCCTCGTTCATGAAAGTCAAAAACATTACTTTGGGCTACAAATTGCCTGAAATTGCAGCTAACAAAATTGGAACAAAGTCGGTGAGAATTTATGGTAATGTGTTAAATCCATTCGTGTTTTCTCCTTATGATGGATATGATCCAGAGTGGGCAGCAGCGAGCTTTGATGTGGGTAGGGTTAGTTCAATCACTTATCAAGTAGGTCTTAATGTTAAATTTTAA
- a CDS encoding Starch-binding associating with outer membrane — protein MKSNSINKIFLLTLLASLSLTSCEDFLTEDNRSNVTAESYYITKSGFEALINANYSQLRDVYGGEPWLFSAGTDLYAEGRSQEPEGLSQYSDLNPSSSGVNQLYNTCYSAIQLANQALHYADLTEQSSSVSTSKGEVKFLRALAYFNLVQTYGGVALVKEYINEPVLEFERNSAEEVYAFIISDLEEAINLVNDGANNGRVNKRAVQHLLGKVYLTRGYESFGTPADFSTASSILDQAIAGQGLDIPYTQLWRPENDGNAETLFAVQYSAASISADPFKYGNSQARYFGPYLGGSEVAGNAPQRSYNLLPTDFALGLFTEDDDRWEGSFMVRVYDRYYDEFDVDDKSSLGIFHYYAPAWTTAEDSIAFVTKYPSATYHQYGSYSSQTVSSDYQTIPLKKFDDPKSSFGGSTSTRDIVIARLGETYLLAAEAYLKAGDAAKGLERLNVVRTRAGVAPATMGEFDIDYILDERARELLGEYHRWFDLKRTGKLVERTAAHHRLISVENFNGANGELKILRPIPQAAIDLNQNRNFPQNPAYN, from the coding sequence ATGAAAAGTAATAGCATAAATAAAATATTCTTATTGACTCTTTTGGCGAGTCTTTCGCTGACTTCTTGTGAGGATTTCTTGACAGAAGATAATAGGTCAAACGTAACAGCTGAAAGTTACTATATAACTAAGTCTGGTTTTGAAGCATTGATAAATGCCAATTATTCACAATTGCGAGATGTGTATGGGGGAGAGCCATGGCTGTTTTCGGCAGGCACGGACCTTTACGCCGAAGGACGTTCTCAAGAACCAGAAGGGCTTAGCCAATATTCAGATTTAAATCCTTCATCTTCAGGGGTTAATCAACTTTACAATACTTGTTACAGTGCAATTCAACTAGCAAATCAAGCTCTACACTATGCCGACCTTACAGAGCAATCGAGTAGTGTAAGTACCTCAAAAGGAGAAGTGAAATTCCTTAGAGCCTTGGCATATTTTAATTTGGTTCAAACTTATGGTGGTGTTGCTCTTGTAAAAGAATACATCAATGAGCCAGTATTGGAATTTGAAAGGAATTCTGCAGAAGAAGTATATGCTTTCATTATCAGTGATTTGGAAGAAGCTATTAATTTAGTGAATGATGGTGCTAATAATGGTAGGGTTAATAAAAGAGCTGTCCAGCATTTGTTAGGAAAAGTTTACTTAACAAGAGGATATGAATCATTTGGAACTCCTGCAGATTTTAGCACTGCAAGCTCTATTTTGGACCAAGCAATTGCAGGTCAAGGTTTGGATATCCCATATACACAGTTATGGAGACCAGAAAACGACGGAAATGCTGAAACGCTTTTCGCTGTGCAATATTCGGCAGCGTCCATTAGTGCTGATCCATTTAAGTATGGAAATAGCCAAGCTAGATACTTTGGGCCATATTTAGGAGGATCAGAAGTTGCTGGCAATGCTCCGCAGAGGTCTTATAATCTTTTACCAACAGATTTTGCCCTTGGCTTATTTACCGAGGATGATGATCGCTGGGAGGGCTCGTTCATGGTCCGAGTTTATGACCGTTATTATGACGAATTCGATGTGGATGATAAAAGCAGTTTAGGCATTTTTCATTACTATGCTCCAGCTTGGACAACAGCAGAAGACTCAATTGCTTTTGTTACTAAATATCCTTCAGCAACATACCACCAATATGGTAGCTATAGTTCACAAACGGTTAGCAGCGATTATCAAACTATTCCGTTAAAGAAGTTTGACGATCCAAAATCCTCTTTTGGTGGAAGCACGAGTACTAGGGATATCGTAATTGCGAGACTAGGAGAGACTTATTTATTAGCAGCAGAGGCATATTTGAAGGCTGGAGATGCCGCCAAAGGATTAGAAAGGTTAAATGTAGTGAGAACCCGTGCAGGTGTAGCCCCAGCCACCATGGGCGAGTTTGATATCGATTACATTTTAGATGAAAGAGCACGTGAGTTGCTAGGTGAATACCATAGATGGTTTGATTTAAAAAGAACAGGAAAATTAGTGGAAAGAACAGCAGCTCACCATAGATTAATATCAGTGGAGAATTTTAATGGTGCAAATGGAGAATTGAAGATCTTAAGACCAATTCCTCAAGCAGCCATTGACCTGAATCAAAACAGGAATTTCCCACAAAACCCGGCGTATAATTAA
- a CDS encoding Zn-dependent amino- or carboxypeptidase, M28 family: MKNYLALLALTLFISCRNDATKEVEVNQTTIGNHIERLASDEFLGRKPFTEGEVKTVNYLKEEFEKLGVLPGNGDSFFQEVPMVEIDGMPSKNMVISGKNGSFNLGHLKDFVATTSKAVTNVSLENSELVFAGYGIVAPEYGWNDYEGIDWKGKTAVVLINDPGFKSGDSTLFKGNEMTYYGRWTYKYEEAARQGAAGLIIIHDTEPASYGWNVVESGWSGAKLIIESDLPLLDVESWISAESTTKLFEASAMKGQDYKTLARNKDFSPIPLDLNVSVAIENKIKKDVSKNVVALIPGTDRKDEYIIYSAHWDHFGVGKAIDGDSIYNGAIDNASGVAGLLAIAEAFKKTNATKRSIVLLAVTGEEQGLLGSAYYAENPIFNPKKTVANINVDALASPGKMKDLTITGYGQSEMDEYAEEAALKQNRYIIPDPDAEKGYFFRSDHFNFAKIGIPALYASGSHEGYDVSIEDIKKFKEDYIKNKYHQPSDEYNPETTELSGVQQDLQLFFNVGLKLGNEDYFPKWYEGSEFKAARK, encoded by the coding sequence ATGAAAAACTACTTAGCCTTATTAGCCCTTACTCTTTTTATCAGCTGTCGAAATGACGCTACCAAAGAAGTTGAAGTTAACCAAACCACTATTGGCAATCATATTGAGCGACTAGCCTCCGATGAGTTTTTGGGAAGAAAACCTTTTACTGAAGGAGAAGTAAAAACGGTCAATTATTTGAAAGAGGAATTTGAGAAACTTGGGGTTTTGCCAGGAAATGGTGATAGCTTTTTCCAAGAGGTTCCCATGGTAGAAATTGATGGAATGCCGTCCAAAAACATGGTCATATCTGGCAAAAATGGAAGTTTTAATTTAGGCCATCTGAAAGATTTTGTGGCTACTACTAGTAAGGCGGTTACTAATGTCAGTCTTGAAAACTCAGAACTTGTTTTTGCCGGTTACGGCATTGTAGCTCCTGAATACGGTTGGAATGATTACGAAGGCATAGATTGGAAAGGAAAAACAGCCGTTGTTCTAATTAATGACCCAGGCTTTAAGTCAGGTGATTCTACCCTCTTTAAAGGAAACGAAATGACTTATTATGGCCGATGGACATACAAATACGAAGAAGCTGCAAGACAAGGTGCTGCGGGGCTCATCATCATTCACGATACCGAGCCAGCCTCTTATGGTTGGAACGTAGTAGAATCTGGATGGAGTGGAGCTAAATTAATCATTGAGAGCGACTTACCGCTTTTGGATGTTGAATCTTGGATAAGTGCCGAGAGCACAACAAAACTCTTTGAAGCATCAGCCATGAAAGGTCAAGATTATAAAACGCTTGCCCGAAACAAGGACTTCAGTCCTATTCCTTTAGACTTAAATGTATCTGTAGCCATAGAGAACAAAATTAAAAAAGATGTTTCTAAAAATGTAGTTGCTTTGATTCCTGGTACAGACAGAAAAGACGAGTATATCATTTACTCTGCACACTGGGACCACTTTGGTGTAGGTAAAGCCATTGATGGTGATTCTATTTATAATGGAGCCATAGATAACGCATCGGGCGTAGCAGGTTTATTGGCCATAGCAGAAGCTTTTAAGAAAACTAATGCCACCAAACGCTCCATTGTCTTATTAGCAGTTACAGGAGAAGAACAAGGTTTATTAGGTTCCGCTTATTACGCTGAAAATCCAATTTTCAATCCTAAAAAAACTGTAGCTAATATCAATGTGGATGCCTTAGCAAGCCCAGGAAAAATGAAAGACCTCACCATAACAGGTTATGGTCAATCTGAAATGGACGAATATGCCGAGGAAGCCGCATTAAAACAAAACCGATACATAATTCCAGACCCAGATGCTGAGAAAGGTTATTTCTTCAGGTCAGACCATTTCAACTTTGCCAAAATTGGTATCCCTGCATTGTACGCAAGTGGTTCGCATGAAGGTTATGATGTCAGTATTGAAGACATTAAAAAGTTTAAAGAAGATTACATTAAGAATAAGTATCATCAACCTTCCGATGAATACAATCCTGAAACCACAGAATTAAGTGGTGTTCAGCAGGATTTACAACTGTTTTTTAACGTAGGACTGAAATTAGGAAATGAAGATTACTTCCCAAAATGGTATGAGGGAAGCGAGTTTAAAGCTGCTAGAAAATAA